One window from the genome of Streptomyces sp. WZ-12 encodes:
- a CDS encoding MOSC domain-containing protein, with the protein MSMPRVQSLHIYPVKATTASDRTEAVVEPWGLAGDRRWLVADTAGRQFTQRQRPRLALVRAEELPGGGLRLTAPGAEPLVVPVPEPVATIPVEVFADVVQVVPAGPEAAAWWTAYLGVECQLVHMDAPDKRRPVDPRFSEPGDTVSFADGFPLLVTTSASLDALNSLIAQGDRPDESPLPMERFRPNVVLDGTAPWAEDDWRRVRIGEVVFQVAKPSGRCVVTTVDQRTATRGKEPLRTLARHRRFDDRLLFGQNLIPRATGVLRVGDPFEILD; encoded by the coding sequence ATGTCGATGCCACGGGTCCAGTCGCTGCACATCTACCCGGTCAAGGCCACGACGGCCTCCGACCGGACCGAAGCGGTGGTCGAGCCTTGGGGGCTGGCCGGGGACCGGCGCTGGCTGGTGGCCGACACCGCGGGGCGACAGTTCACCCAACGCCAGCGCCCGCGGCTGGCGTTGGTCCGGGCCGAGGAGTTGCCGGGCGGCGGTCTGCGGCTGACCGCGCCCGGGGCGGAACCACTGGTGGTGCCGGTGCCCGAGCCGGTGGCCACGATCCCGGTCGAGGTCTTCGCCGACGTCGTCCAGGTCGTGCCCGCGGGCCCGGAGGCGGCCGCGTGGTGGACCGCCTACCTGGGCGTCGAGTGCCAACTGGTGCACATGGACGCCCCCGACAAGCGCCGGCCCGTGGACCCGCGCTTCAGCGAGCCCGGCGACACGGTCAGCTTCGCCGACGGCTTTCCCCTGCTGGTGACCACCAGCGCCTCGTTGGACGCCCTCAACTCACTGATCGCGCAGGGCGATCGGCCCGACGAGAGCCCCCTGCCCATGGAACGTTTCCGGCCCAATGTGGTGCTCGACGGCACCGCTCCCTGGGCCGAGGACGACTGGCGCCGGGTGCGGATCGGCGAGGTGGTCTTCCAGGTCGCCAAGCCCAGCGGACGCTGCGTGGTGACCACCGTCGACCAGCGCACCGCCACCCGCGGCAAGGAGCCGCTGCGCACGCTCGCCCGGCACCGACGCTTCGACGACCGGCTGCTGTTCGGCCAGAATCTGATCCCCCGCGCGACGGGCGTGCTCCGCGTCGGCGACCCGTTCGAGATACTCGACTGA